A part of Neovison vison isolate M4711 chromosome 6, ASM_NN_V1, whole genome shotgun sequence genomic DNA contains:
- the LOC122909643 gene encoding cytochrome P450 4F6-like, whose protein sequence is MTGMSQLSLSWLGPGQPAASPWHLLLLAGAAWLLARILTWSHRFYDNCCRLRCFPQPPRRSWLWGHLGLVKSNEEGMRMIEDLGHYFRDVHLWWMGPFYPVLRLVHPTFVAPLLQAPATIIPKDMFLYNLLKPWLGDGLLLSAGDKWSHHRRLLTPAFHFDILKPYVKIFNKSAGIMHTKWQHLALEGSARLDMFEHISLMTLDSLQKCVFSFDSNCQESPSEYIAAILELSALVVKRQEQIFLPMDFLYNLTPDGWRFRRACNLVHNFTDAVIQERRRSLISRGSHDFLKAKAKTKTLDFIDVLLLAKDEDGKQLSDEDIRAEADTFMFEGHDTTASGLSWVLYNLAKHPEYQERCRQEVQELLRDREPQEIEWDDLAQLPFLTMCIKESLRLHPPVTVIARRSTQDVGLPDGRVIPKGNICVISIFGIHHNPSIWPDPEVYNPFRFDPENIKERSPLAFIPFSAGPRNCIGQTFAMTEMRVVLALTLLRFRVLPGEEEPRRKPELILRAEGGLWLRVEPLSAAPR, encoded by the exons ATGACCGG GATGTCACAGCTGAGCCTGTCCTGGCTGGGACCGGGGCAGCCGGCAGCCTCCCCGTGGCACCTCCTGCTGCTGGCTGGGGCTGCTTGGCTGCTGGCCCGCATCCTGACCTGGAGCCACAGATTCTATGACAACTGCTGCCGCCTCCGGTGTTTCCCGCAGCCTCCGAGGCGCAGCTGGCTTTGGGGTCACCTGGGCCTG GTGAAGAGCAATGAGGAAGGCATGCGGATGATAGAGGATCTGGGCCACTACTTCCGTGATGTTCACCTCTGGTGGATGGGGCCCTTCTACCCTGTACTGCGGCTCGTCCACCCTACCTTTGTTGCACCCCTGCTCCAGGCCCCAG CCACCATCATACCCAAGGACATGTTTCTCTACAACCTCCTGAAGCCCTGGCTAG GGGATGGGCTCCTGCTGAGTGCTGGTGACAAGTGGAGTCATCACCGTCGCTTGCTGACACCTGCCTTCCATTTTGACATCTTGAAACCCTATGTGAAGATTTTCAACAAAAGTGCAGGCATCATGCAT ACCAAGTGGCAGCATCTGGCCTTGGAAGGCAGTGCCCGTCTAGACATGTTTGAGCACATCAGCCTCATGACCCTGGACAGTCTGCAGAAATGTGTCTTCAGTTTTGACAGCAATTGCCAGGA GAGTCCCAGTGAATATATTGCTGCCATCTTGGAACTCAGTGCCCTTGTGGTGAAACGGCAAGAGCAGATCTTCCTGCCCATGGACTTCCTATACAATCTCACTCCCGATGGGTGGCGCTTCCGCAGGGCCTGCAACCTGGTGCACAACTTCACAGATGCTGTCATCCAGGAGCGGCGCCGTTCCCTCATTAGCAGGGGTTCCCATGACTTCCTTAAGGCCAAGGCTAAGACCAAGACTTTGGACTTCATTGATGTGCTCCTGCTGGCCAAG GATGAAGATGGAAAACAATTGTCAGATGAGGACATCCGAGCAGAGGCTGACACCTTCATGTTTGAGG GCCATGACACCACAGCCAGTGGCCTCTCCTGGGTCCTGTACAACCTTGCAAAGCACCCAGAATACCAGGAGCGCTGTCGGCAGGAGGTGCAAGAGCTCCTGAGGGACCGTGAGCCTCAAGAGATTGAATG GGACGACCTGGCCCAGTTGCCCTTCCTGACCATGTGCATTAAGGAGAGTCTGCGGCTGCACCCGCCGGTTACAGTCATTGCCCGCCGCAGTACCCAGGACGTCGGGCTCCCTGATGGCCGGGTCATCCCCAAAG GGAACATCTGTGTCATCAGCATCTTTGGGATTCATCACAACCCGTCTATCTGGCCGGACCCTGAG GTATACAATCCCTTTCGCTTTGACCCAGAAAACATCAAGGAGAGGTCGCCCTTGGCTTTTATTCCCTTCTCTGCGGGGCCCAG GAACTGCATTGGGCAGACGTTCGCCATGACCGAGATGAGGGTGGTCCTGGCGCTGACGCTGCTGCGCTTCCGGGTCCTGCCGGGCGAGGAGGAGCCGCGCAGGAAGCCGGAGCTGATCCTGCGCGCGGAGGGCGGACTCTGGCTGCGCGTGGAGCCGTTGAGCGCGGCACCCCGGTGA